One genomic segment of Vulpes vulpes isolate BD-2025 chromosome 2, VulVul3, whole genome shotgun sequence includes these proteins:
- the DAB2IP gene encoding disabled homolog 2-interacting protein isoform X26, with product MPRLKESRSHESLLSPSSAVEALDLSMEEEVVIKPVHSSILGQDYCFEVTTSSGSKCFSCRSAAERDKWMENLRRAVHPNKDNSRRVEHILKLWVIEAKDLPAKKKYLCELCLDDVLYARTTGKLKTDNVFWGEHFEFHNLPPLRTVTVHLYRETDKKKKKERNSYLGLVSLPAASVAGRQFVEKWYPVVTPNPKGTKGPGPMIRIKARYQTITILPMEMYKEFAEHITNHYLGLCAALEPILSAKTKEEMASALVHILQSTGKVKDFLTDLMMSEVDRCGDNEHLIFRENTLATKAIEEYLKLVGQKYLQDALGEFIKALYESDENCEVDPSKCSAADLPEHQGNLKMCCELAFCKIINSYCVFPRELKEVFASWRQECSSRGRPDISERLISASLFLRFLCPAIMSPSLFNLLQEYPDDRTARTLTLIAKVTQNLANFAKFGSKEEYMSFMNQFLEHEWTNMQRFLLEISNPETISNTAGFEGYIDLGRELSSLHSLLWEAVSQLEQSIVSKLGPLPRILRDVHTALNTPGSGQLTGTNDLASTPGSGSSSISAGLQKMVIENDLSGSSGVQPSPARSSSYSEANEPDLQMANGGKSLSMVDLQDARTLDGEAGSPAGPDALTTDGQTPASQLAAGWPARTAPASLAGLATVRRAGQTPTTPGTSEGAPGRPQLLAPLSFQNPVYQMAAGLPLSPRGLGDSGSEGHSSLSSHSNSEELTAAAKLGSFSSAAEELSRRPGDLARRQMSLTEKGGQPTVPRQNSAGPQRRIDQPPPPPPPPPPAPRGRTPPTLLSTLQYPRPSSGTLASASPDWAGPGARLRQPSSSSKGDSPELKPRVVHKQGPSPVSPNALDRTAAWLLTMNAQLLEDEGLGPDPPHRDRLRSKEELSQAEKDLAVLQDKLRISTKKLEEYETLFKCQEETTQKLVLEYQARLEEGEERLRRQQEDKDIQMKGIISRLMSVEEELKKDHAEMQAAVDSKQKIIDAQEKRIASLDAANARLMSALTQLKESMH from the exons ATGCCCAGGCTGAAGGAGTCTCGCTCCCACGAGTCCCTGCTCAGCCCCAGCAGCGCGGTAGAAGCGCTGGACCTCAgcatggaggaggaggtggtcaTCAAGCCTGTGCACAGCAGCATCCTGGGCCAGGACTACTGCTTCGAG GTGACAACGTCGTCAGGAAGCAAGTGCTTCTCCTGCCGATCGGCAGCTGAGCGGGATAAGTGGATGGAGAACCTTCGGCGAGCAGTACACCCCAACAAG GACAACAGCCGGCGTGTGGAACACATTCTAAAGCTGTGGGTGATTGAGGCCAAGGACCTGCCGGCCAAGAAGAAGTACCTGTGTGAACTGTGCCTGGACGACGTGCTCTATGCCCGCACCACAGGCAAGCTCAAGACCGACAATGTCTTCTGGGGCGAGCACTTTGAGTTCCACAACCTGCCACCCCTGCGCACCGTCACCGTGCACCTGTACCGGGAGACtgacaagaagaagaagaaggagcgCAACAGCTACCTGGGCCTGGTGAGCCTGCCAGCCGCCTCCGTAGCCGGGCGGCAGTTTGTGGAGAAGTGGTACCCTGTGGTGACACCCAACCCCAAGGGCACCAAGGGTCCCGGACCCATGATCCGCATCAAGGCACGCTACCAGACCATCACCATTCTGCCCATGGAGATGTACAAGGAATTCGCTGAGCACATCACCAACCACTACCTGGGGCTGTGTGCCGCCCTCGAGCCCATCCTCAGTGCCAAGACCAAGGAGGAGATGGCATCGGCCCTAGTGCACATTCTGCAAAGCACGGGCAAGGTGAAG GACTTCCTGACGGACCTAATGATGTCAGAGGTAGACCGCTGCGGGGATAACGAGCACCTTATCTTCCGGGAGAACACGCTGGCTACAAAGGCCATTGAAGAGTACCTCAAGCTGGTGGGCCAGAAGTACCTGCAGGATGCGCTAG GTGAGTTCATCAAAGCACTATACGAGTCAGATGAGAACTGTGAAGTTGACCCAAGCAAATGCTCTGCCGCCGACCTCCCTGAGCACCAGGGCAACCTCAAGATGTGCTGCGAGCTGGCCTTCTGCAAGATCATCAACTCCTACTG TGTTTTCCCGCGGGAGCTGAAAGAAGTGTTTGCCTCATGGCGACAGGAGTGCAGCAGCCGCGGGCGGCCAGACATCAGCGAGCGGCTCATCAGTGCCTCCCTGTTTCTGCGCTTCCTCTGCCCAGCCATCATGTCGCCCTCGCTCTTCAACCTGCTGCAAGAGTACCCCGATGACCGCACCGCCCGCACCCTCACCCTCATCGCCAAGGTCACCCAGAACCTGGCCAACTTCGCCAA GTTTGGCAGCAAGGAGGAGTACATGTCGTTCATGAACCAGTTCCTAGAGCACGAGTGGACCAACATGCAACGCTTCCTGTTAGAGATCTCCAACCCCGAGACCATCTCCAACACAGCCGGCTTCGAGGGCTACATCGATTTGGGCCGAGAGCTATCTAGTCTGCACTCGCTGCTCTGGGAGGCTGTCAGCCAGCTAGAGCAG AGCATTGTATCCAAACTGGGGCCCCTGCCTCGAATCCTGAGGGATGTCCACACAGCATTGAACACCCCAGGCAGTGGGCAGCTCACAGGGACCAACGACTTGGCCTCCACTCCTGGCTCTGGCAGTAGCAGCATCTCGGCTGGGCTGCAGAAGATGGTGATTGAGAACGATCTCTCTGG GTCCTCCGGGGTCCAGCCCTCACCTGCCCGCAGCTCGAGTTACTCAGAAGCCAACGAACCTGATCTTCAGATGGCCAATGGTGGCAAGAGCCTGTCTATGGTGGACCTCCAAGATGCCCGCACACTGGAtggggaggcaggctccccggCAGGCCCCGATGCCCTCACTACTGATGGGCAGACGCCAGCATCTCAGCTAGCGGCCGGGTGGCCAGCCCGGACAGCCCCAGCAAGCCTGGCGGGGCTGGCGACAGTACGGCGGGCAGGCCAGACACCGACCACGCCGGGCACCTCCGAGGGCGCCCCTGGCCGGCCCCAGCTGTTGGCTCCACTCTCCTTCCAGAACCCTGTGTACCAGATGGCGGCTGGCCTGCCACTTTCGCCCCGTGGCCTTGGCGACTCTGGCTCTGAGGGCCACAGCTCCTTGAGCTCCCACAGCAACAGTGAGGAGTTGACGGCAGCTGCCAAGCTGGGAAGTTTCAGCAGTGCCGCTGAGGAGCTCTCCCGGCGACCCGGAGATCTGGCCCGGCGGCAGATGTCACTGACTGAGAAGGGCGGGCAGCCCACGGTGCCTCGGCAGAACAGTGCTGGCCCCCAGCGAAGGATTGACCagcctccgcccccacccccaccaccacctcctgcgCCCCGTGGCCGGACGCCACCCACTCTGCTCAGCACACTGCAGTACCCACGGCCCTCCAGTGGAACCCTGGCATCGGCCTCGCCTGATTGGGCTGGCCCTGGAGCCCGGCTTCGGCAGCCGTCATCCTCATCCAAGGGTGACAGCCCAGAGCTGAAACCTCGTGTGGTGCACAAGCAG GGCCCTTCACCCGTGAGCCCCAATGCCCTGGACCGCACGGCTGCTTGGCTCTTGACCATGAACGCGCAGTTGTTAGAAGACGAGGGCCTGGGCCCAGACCCCCCCCACAGGGATAGGCTAAGGAGTAAGGAGGAGCTCAGCCAAGCAGAAAAG GACCTGGCAGTACTACAGGACAAGTTGCGAATCTCTACCAAGAAGCTGGAGGAGTATGAGACCCTGTTCAAGTGCCAGGAGGAGACGACGCAGAAGCTGGTACTGGAGTACCAGGCACGGCTGGAGGAGGGTGAGGAGCGGCTGCGGCGGCAGCAGGAGGATAAGGACATCCAGATGAAGGGCATCATCAGCAG GTTGATGTCAGTGGAGGAGGAGCTGAAGAAGGACCATGCTGAGATGCAAGCAGCTGTAGACTCTAAACAGAAGATCATTGATGCCCAG GAGAAGCGCATCGCCTCACTGGACGCTGCCAACGCCCGCCTCATGAGTGCCCTGACGCAGCTGAAAGAGAG taTGCATTAG
- the DAB2IP gene encoding disabled homolog 2-interacting protein isoform X14 codes for MEPDSLLDQDDSYDSYESPQERPGSRRSLPGSLPEKSPSMEPSATTPFRVTGFLSRRLKGSIKRTKSQPKLDRNHSFRHILPGFRGAAAAAAAAADNERSHLMPRLKESRSHESLLSPSSAVEALDLSMEEEVVIKPVHSSILGQDYCFEVTTSSGSKCFSCRSAAERDKWMENLRRAVHPNKDNSRRVEHILKLWVIEAKDLPAKKKYLCELCLDDVLYARTTGKLKTDNVFWGEHFEFHNLPPLRTVTVHLYRETDKKKKKERNSYLGLVSLPAASVAGRQFVEKWYPVVTPNPKGTKGPGPMIRIKARYQTITILPMEMYKEFAEHITNHYLGLCAALEPILSAKTKEEMASALVHILQSTGKVKDFLTDLMMSEVDRCGDNEHLIFRENTLATKAIEEYLKLVGQKYLQDALGEFIKALYESDENCEVDPSKCSAADLPEHQGNLKMCCELAFCKIINSYCVFPRELKEVFASWRQECSSRGRPDISERLISASLFLRFLCPAIMSPSLFNLLQEYPDDRTARTLTLIAKVTQNLANFAKFGSKEEYMSFMNQFLEHEWTNMQRFLLEISNPETISNTAGFEGYIDLGRELSSLHSLLWEAVSQLEQSIVSKLGPLPRILRDVHTALNTPGSGQLTGTNDLASTPGSGSSSISAGLQKMVIENDLSGSSGVQPSPARSSSYSEANEPDLQMANGGKSLSMVDLQDARTLDGEAGSPAGPDALTTDGQTPASQLAAGWPARTAPASLAGLATVRRAGQTPTTPGTSEGAPGRPQLLAPLSFQNPVYQMAAGLPLSPRGLGDSGSEGHSSLSSHSNSEELTAAAKLGSFSSAAEELSRRPGDLARRQMSLTEKGGQPTVPRQNSAGPQRRIDQPPPPPPPPPPAPRGRTPPTLLSTLQYPRPSSGTLASASPDWAGPGARLRQPSSSSKGDSPELKPRVVHKQGPSPVSPNALDRTAAWLLTMNAQLLEDEGLGPDPPHRDRLRSKEELSQAEKDLAVLQDKLRISTKKLEEYETLFKCQEETTQKLVLEYQARLEEGEERLRRQQEDKDIQMKGIISRLMSVEEELKKDHAEMQAAVDSKQKIIDAQEKRIASLDAANARLMSALTQLKESMH; via the exons GTCCCATCTGATGCCCAGGCTGAAGGAGTCTCGCTCCCACGAGTCCCTGCTCAGCCCCAGCAGCGCGGTAGAAGCGCTGGACCTCAgcatggaggaggaggtggtcaTCAAGCCTGTGCACAGCAGCATCCTGGGCCAGGACTACTGCTTCGAG GTGACAACGTCGTCAGGAAGCAAGTGCTTCTCCTGCCGATCGGCAGCTGAGCGGGATAAGTGGATGGAGAACCTTCGGCGAGCAGTACACCCCAACAAG GACAACAGCCGGCGTGTGGAACACATTCTAAAGCTGTGGGTGATTGAGGCCAAGGACCTGCCGGCCAAGAAGAAGTACCTGTGTGAACTGTGCCTGGACGACGTGCTCTATGCCCGCACCACAGGCAAGCTCAAGACCGACAATGTCTTCTGGGGCGAGCACTTTGAGTTCCACAACCTGCCACCCCTGCGCACCGTCACCGTGCACCTGTACCGGGAGACtgacaagaagaagaagaaggagcgCAACAGCTACCTGGGCCTGGTGAGCCTGCCAGCCGCCTCCGTAGCCGGGCGGCAGTTTGTGGAGAAGTGGTACCCTGTGGTGACACCCAACCCCAAGGGCACCAAGGGTCCCGGACCCATGATCCGCATCAAGGCACGCTACCAGACCATCACCATTCTGCCCATGGAGATGTACAAGGAATTCGCTGAGCACATCACCAACCACTACCTGGGGCTGTGTGCCGCCCTCGAGCCCATCCTCAGTGCCAAGACCAAGGAGGAGATGGCATCGGCCCTAGTGCACATTCTGCAAAGCACGGGCAAGGTGAAG GACTTCCTGACGGACCTAATGATGTCAGAGGTAGACCGCTGCGGGGATAACGAGCACCTTATCTTCCGGGAGAACACGCTGGCTACAAAGGCCATTGAAGAGTACCTCAAGCTGGTGGGCCAGAAGTACCTGCAGGATGCGCTAG GTGAGTTCATCAAAGCACTATACGAGTCAGATGAGAACTGTGAAGTTGACCCAAGCAAATGCTCTGCCGCCGACCTCCCTGAGCACCAGGGCAACCTCAAGATGTGCTGCGAGCTGGCCTTCTGCAAGATCATCAACTCCTACTG TGTTTTCCCGCGGGAGCTGAAAGAAGTGTTTGCCTCATGGCGACAGGAGTGCAGCAGCCGCGGGCGGCCAGACATCAGCGAGCGGCTCATCAGTGCCTCCCTGTTTCTGCGCTTCCTCTGCCCAGCCATCATGTCGCCCTCGCTCTTCAACCTGCTGCAAGAGTACCCCGATGACCGCACCGCCCGCACCCTCACCCTCATCGCCAAGGTCACCCAGAACCTGGCCAACTTCGCCAA GTTTGGCAGCAAGGAGGAGTACATGTCGTTCATGAACCAGTTCCTAGAGCACGAGTGGACCAACATGCAACGCTTCCTGTTAGAGATCTCCAACCCCGAGACCATCTCCAACACAGCCGGCTTCGAGGGCTACATCGATTTGGGCCGAGAGCTATCTAGTCTGCACTCGCTGCTCTGGGAGGCTGTCAGCCAGCTAGAGCAG AGCATTGTATCCAAACTGGGGCCCCTGCCTCGAATCCTGAGGGATGTCCACACAGCATTGAACACCCCAGGCAGTGGGCAGCTCACAGGGACCAACGACTTGGCCTCCACTCCTGGCTCTGGCAGTAGCAGCATCTCGGCTGGGCTGCAGAAGATGGTGATTGAGAACGATCTCTCTGG GTCCTCCGGGGTCCAGCCCTCACCTGCCCGCAGCTCGAGTTACTCAGAAGCCAACGAACCTGATCTTCAGATGGCCAATGGTGGCAAGAGCCTGTCTATGGTGGACCTCCAAGATGCCCGCACACTGGAtggggaggcaggctccccggCAGGCCCCGATGCCCTCACTACTGATGGGCAGACGCCAGCATCTCAGCTAGCGGCCGGGTGGCCAGCCCGGACAGCCCCAGCAAGCCTGGCGGGGCTGGCGACAGTACGGCGGGCAGGCCAGACACCGACCACGCCGGGCACCTCCGAGGGCGCCCCTGGCCGGCCCCAGCTGTTGGCTCCACTCTCCTTCCAGAACCCTGTGTACCAGATGGCGGCTGGCCTGCCACTTTCGCCCCGTGGCCTTGGCGACTCTGGCTCTGAGGGCCACAGCTCCTTGAGCTCCCACAGCAACAGTGAGGAGTTGACGGCAGCTGCCAAGCTGGGAAGTTTCAGCAGTGCCGCTGAGGAGCTCTCCCGGCGACCCGGAGATCTGGCCCGGCGGCAGATGTCACTGACTGAGAAGGGCGGGCAGCCCACGGTGCCTCGGCAGAACAGTGCTGGCCCCCAGCGAAGGATTGACCagcctccgcccccacccccaccaccacctcctgcgCCCCGTGGCCGGACGCCACCCACTCTGCTCAGCACACTGCAGTACCCACGGCCCTCCAGTGGAACCCTGGCATCGGCCTCGCCTGATTGGGCTGGCCCTGGAGCCCGGCTTCGGCAGCCGTCATCCTCATCCAAGGGTGACAGCCCAGAGCTGAAACCTCGTGTGGTGCACAAGCAG GGCCCTTCACCCGTGAGCCCCAATGCCCTGGACCGCACGGCTGCTTGGCTCTTGACCATGAACGCGCAGTTGTTAGAAGACGAGGGCCTGGGCCCAGACCCCCCCCACAGGGATAGGCTAAGGAGTAAGGAGGAGCTCAGCCAAGCAGAAAAG GACCTGGCAGTACTACAGGACAAGTTGCGAATCTCTACCAAGAAGCTGGAGGAGTATGAGACCCTGTTCAAGTGCCAGGAGGAGACGACGCAGAAGCTGGTACTGGAGTACCAGGCACGGCTGGAGGAGGGTGAGGAGCGGCTGCGGCGGCAGCAGGAGGATAAGGACATCCAGATGAAGGGCATCATCAGCAG GTTGATGTCAGTGGAGGAGGAGCTGAAGAAGGACCATGCTGAGATGCAAGCAGCTGTAGACTCTAAACAGAAGATCATTGATGCCCAG GAGAAGCGCATCGCCTCACTGGACGCTGCCAACGCCCGCCTCATGAGTGCCCTGACGCAGCTGAAAGAGAG taTGCATTAG
- the DAB2IP gene encoding disabled homolog 2-interacting protein isoform X25, whose translation MPRLKESRSHESLLSPSSAVEALDLSMEEEVVIKPVHSSILGQDYCFEVTTSSGSKCFSCRSAAERDKWMENLRRAVHPNKDNSRRVEHILKLWVIEAKDLPAKKKYLCELCLDDVLYARTTGKLKTDNVFWGEHFEFHNLPPLRTVTVHLYRETDKKKKKERNSYLGLVSLPAASVAGRQFVEKWYPVVTPNPKGTKGPGPMIRIKARYQTITILPMEMYKEFAEHITNHYLGLCAALEPILSAKTKEEMASALVHILQSTGKVKDFLTDLMMSEVDRCGDNEHLIFRENTLATKAIEEYLKLVGQKYLQDALGEFIKALYESDENCEVDPSKCSAADLPEHQGNLKMCCELAFCKIINSYCVFPRELKEVFASWRQECSSRGRPDISERLISASLFLRFLCPAIMSPSLFNLLQEYPDDRTARTLTLIAKVTQNLANFAKFGSKEEYMSFMNQFLEHEWTNMQRFLLEISNPETISNTAGFEGYIDLGRELSSLHSLLWEAVSQLEQSIVSKLGPLPRILRDVHTALNTPGSGQLTGTNDLASTPGSGSSSISAGLQKMVIENDLSGLIDFTRLPSPTPENKDLFFVTRSSGVQPSPARSSSYSEANEPDLQMANGGKSLSMVDLQDARTLDGEAGSPAGPDALTTDGQTPASQLAAGWPARTAPASLAGLATVRRAGQTPTTPGTSEGAPGRPQLLAPLSFQNPVYQMAAGLPLSPRGLGDSGSEGHSSLSSHSNSEELTAAAKLGSFSSAAEELSRRPGDLARRQMSLTEKGGQPTVPRQNSAGPQRRIDQPPPPPPPPPPAPRGRTPPTLLSTLQYPRPSSGTLASASPDWAGPGARLRQPSSSSKGDSPELKPRVVHKQGPSPVSPNALDRTAAWLLTMNAQLLEDEGLGPDPPHRDRLRSKEELSQAEKDLAVLQDKLRISTKKLEEYETLFKCQEETTQKLVLEYQARLEEGEERLRRQQEDKDIQMKGIISRLMSVEEELKKDHAEMQAAVDSKQKIIDAQEKRIASLDAANARLMSALTQLKESMH comes from the exons ATGCCCAGGCTGAAGGAGTCTCGCTCCCACGAGTCCCTGCTCAGCCCCAGCAGCGCGGTAGAAGCGCTGGACCTCAgcatggaggaggaggtggtcaTCAAGCCTGTGCACAGCAGCATCCTGGGCCAGGACTACTGCTTCGAG GTGACAACGTCGTCAGGAAGCAAGTGCTTCTCCTGCCGATCGGCAGCTGAGCGGGATAAGTGGATGGAGAACCTTCGGCGAGCAGTACACCCCAACAAG GACAACAGCCGGCGTGTGGAACACATTCTAAAGCTGTGGGTGATTGAGGCCAAGGACCTGCCGGCCAAGAAGAAGTACCTGTGTGAACTGTGCCTGGACGACGTGCTCTATGCCCGCACCACAGGCAAGCTCAAGACCGACAATGTCTTCTGGGGCGAGCACTTTGAGTTCCACAACCTGCCACCCCTGCGCACCGTCACCGTGCACCTGTACCGGGAGACtgacaagaagaagaagaaggagcgCAACAGCTACCTGGGCCTGGTGAGCCTGCCAGCCGCCTCCGTAGCCGGGCGGCAGTTTGTGGAGAAGTGGTACCCTGTGGTGACACCCAACCCCAAGGGCACCAAGGGTCCCGGACCCATGATCCGCATCAAGGCACGCTACCAGACCATCACCATTCTGCCCATGGAGATGTACAAGGAATTCGCTGAGCACATCACCAACCACTACCTGGGGCTGTGTGCCGCCCTCGAGCCCATCCTCAGTGCCAAGACCAAGGAGGAGATGGCATCGGCCCTAGTGCACATTCTGCAAAGCACGGGCAAGGTGAAG GACTTCCTGACGGACCTAATGATGTCAGAGGTAGACCGCTGCGGGGATAACGAGCACCTTATCTTCCGGGAGAACACGCTGGCTACAAAGGCCATTGAAGAGTACCTCAAGCTGGTGGGCCAGAAGTACCTGCAGGATGCGCTAG GTGAGTTCATCAAAGCACTATACGAGTCAGATGAGAACTGTGAAGTTGACCCAAGCAAATGCTCTGCCGCCGACCTCCCTGAGCACCAGGGCAACCTCAAGATGTGCTGCGAGCTGGCCTTCTGCAAGATCATCAACTCCTACTG TGTTTTCCCGCGGGAGCTGAAAGAAGTGTTTGCCTCATGGCGACAGGAGTGCAGCAGCCGCGGGCGGCCAGACATCAGCGAGCGGCTCATCAGTGCCTCCCTGTTTCTGCGCTTCCTCTGCCCAGCCATCATGTCGCCCTCGCTCTTCAACCTGCTGCAAGAGTACCCCGATGACCGCACCGCCCGCACCCTCACCCTCATCGCCAAGGTCACCCAGAACCTGGCCAACTTCGCCAA GTTTGGCAGCAAGGAGGAGTACATGTCGTTCATGAACCAGTTCCTAGAGCACGAGTGGACCAACATGCAACGCTTCCTGTTAGAGATCTCCAACCCCGAGACCATCTCCAACACAGCCGGCTTCGAGGGCTACATCGATTTGGGCCGAGAGCTATCTAGTCTGCACTCGCTGCTCTGGGAGGCTGTCAGCCAGCTAGAGCAG AGCATTGTATCCAAACTGGGGCCCCTGCCTCGAATCCTGAGGGATGTCCACACAGCATTGAACACCCCAGGCAGTGGGCAGCTCACAGGGACCAACGACTTGGCCTCCACTCCTGGCTCTGGCAGTAGCAGCATCTCGGCTGGGCTGCAGAAGATGGTGATTGAGAACGATCTCTCTGG TCTGATAGATTTCACCCGGTTACCGTCTCCAACCCCCGAAAACAAGGACTTGTTTTTTGTCACAAGGTCCTCCGGGGTCCAGCCCTCACCTGCCCGCAGCTCGAGTTACTCAGAAGCCAACGAACCTGATCTTCAGATGGCCAATGGTGGCAAGAGCCTGTCTATGGTGGACCTCCAAGATGCCCGCACACTGGAtggggaggcaggctccccggCAGGCCCCGATGCCCTCACTACTGATGGGCAGACGCCAGCATCTCAGCTAGCGGCCGGGTGGCCAGCCCGGACAGCCCCAGCAAGCCTGGCGGGGCTGGCGACAGTACGGCGGGCAGGCCAGACACCGACCACGCCGGGCACCTCCGAGGGCGCCCCTGGCCGGCCCCAGCTGTTGGCTCCACTCTCCTTCCAGAACCCTGTGTACCAGATGGCGGCTGGCCTGCCACTTTCGCCCCGTGGCCTTGGCGACTCTGGCTCTGAGGGCCACAGCTCCTTGAGCTCCCACAGCAACAGTGAGGAGTTGACGGCAGCTGCCAAGCTGGGAAGTTTCAGCAGTGCCGCTGAGGAGCTCTCCCGGCGACCCGGAGATCTGGCCCGGCGGCAGATGTCACTGACTGAGAAGGGCGGGCAGCCCACGGTGCCTCGGCAGAACAGTGCTGGCCCCCAGCGAAGGATTGACCagcctccgcccccacccccaccaccacctcctgcgCCCCGTGGCCGGACGCCACCCACTCTGCTCAGCACACTGCAGTACCCACGGCCCTCCAGTGGAACCCTGGCATCGGCCTCGCCTGATTGGGCTGGCCCTGGAGCCCGGCTTCGGCAGCCGTCATCCTCATCCAAGGGTGACAGCCCAGAGCTGAAACCTCGTGTGGTGCACAAGCAG GGCCCTTCACCCGTGAGCCCCAATGCCCTGGACCGCACGGCTGCTTGGCTCTTGACCATGAACGCGCAGTTGTTAGAAGACGAGGGCCTGGGCCCAGACCCCCCCCACAGGGATAGGCTAAGGAGTAAGGAGGAGCTCAGCCAAGCAGAAAAG GACCTGGCAGTACTACAGGACAAGTTGCGAATCTCTACCAAGAAGCTGGAGGAGTATGAGACCCTGTTCAAGTGCCAGGAGGAGACGACGCAGAAGCTGGTACTGGAGTACCAGGCACGGCTGGAGGAGGGTGAGGAGCGGCTGCGGCGGCAGCAGGAGGATAAGGACATCCAGATGAAGGGCATCATCAGCAG GTTGATGTCAGTGGAGGAGGAGCTGAAGAAGGACCATGCTGAGATGCAAGCAGCTGTAGACTCTAAACAGAAGATCATTGATGCCCAG GAGAAGCGCATCGCCTCACTGGACGCTGCCAACGCCCGCCTCATGAGTGCCCTGACGCAGCTGAAAGAGAG taTGCATTAG